The Halobacterium sp. CBA1132 genome has a segment encoding these proteins:
- a CDS encoding GNAT family N-acetyltransferase codes for MVRPYADADSDALWALKRGFETGLGEGTGDEAKQATYEAKLDEAYRSDWLDWVGRCVGENERCMQVAEGEDGLAGYVFVLPESMAFVWDAAVLNEIYVTPEFRGTGVADDLMDAALDAARDQSLPLDRLVLDVDRENERAKAFYERYGFQHWGEMVARDL; via the coding sequence ATGGTCAGGCCGTACGCGGACGCCGACAGCGACGCCCTCTGGGCACTGAAGCGCGGCTTCGAGACGGGACTCGGCGAGGGGACGGGAGACGAGGCCAAGCAGGCCACCTACGAGGCGAAACTCGACGAGGCGTACCGGAGCGACTGGCTGGACTGGGTCGGCCGCTGTGTCGGCGAGAACGAGCGCTGCATGCAGGTCGCCGAGGGCGAGGACGGACTCGCGGGCTACGTCTTCGTACTCCCCGAATCGATGGCGTTCGTCTGGGACGCCGCGGTCCTCAACGAGATTTACGTCACTCCCGAGTTCCGCGGTACGGGCGTCGCGGACGACCTGATGGACGCGGCTCTCGACGCCGCCCGCGACCAGTCGCTACCGCTGGACCGACTGGTATTGGACGTGGACCGAGAGAACGAGCGCGCGAAGGCGTTCTACGAGCGGTACGGCTTCCAGCACTGGGGCGAGATGGTCGCCCGCGACCTCTAA
- a CDS encoding replication factor C large subunit, which translates to MTDWTEKYRPSSLSEVRGNNKARDALREWADTWEDHREAVILHGSPGVGKTSAAHALAADEGWDVVELNASDQRTASVVERVAGEAAKSGTLTGGAGGRKLVVMDEADNLHGNVDRGGSAAITDLVKGSTQPIVLIANEYYDMSNTLRNACQDIEFRDVSKRSIVPVLRDICRREGIEYDDEALEAIAEQNSGDLRSAVNDLQALAEVEETLTVDDVVMGERDRTEDIFDFLDDLIKNLGAQEALEAAYNVDETPDDLINWVEDNAPKDYYGDELADAYEFLSNADIWLGRVRATQNYSYWRYATDNIAAGVAASRQHDHGGWTRYGPPSYWRKLGSSRGTREKRDYVARNVAEVSGCSMSTARRKVVPFLATMTHHCKNRELTVAMTAAYDLDAEHVSFVTGSGETTNKVQSIVEDAEQLRSERAVEHSGGAFEGSASFEEDVDVAAEDDEDDEEAEESEGGDDDQAGLDDFF; encoded by the coding sequence ATGACCGACTGGACGGAGAAGTACCGCCCGTCGTCGCTGTCGGAGGTCCGCGGGAACAACAAGGCCCGCGACGCGCTCCGGGAGTGGGCGGACACGTGGGAGGACCACCGGGAGGCCGTCATCCTCCACGGGAGTCCGGGCGTCGGGAAGACGTCGGCGGCGCACGCGCTGGCGGCCGACGAGGGCTGGGACGTCGTGGAGTTGAATGCCTCCGACCAGCGCACGGCGTCGGTCGTCGAGCGCGTCGCCGGCGAAGCCGCCAAGTCCGGGACGCTGACGGGCGGCGCCGGGGGGCGCAAACTCGTCGTGATGGACGAGGCGGACAACCTCCACGGGAACGTCGACCGCGGCGGCTCCGCGGCCATCACGGACCTCGTGAAAGGGTCGACGCAGCCAATCGTGCTCATCGCCAACGAGTACTACGACATGAGCAACACGCTCCGGAACGCCTGCCAGGACATCGAGTTCCGGGACGTCTCGAAGCGCTCTATCGTCCCCGTGCTGCGAGACATCTGCCGGCGCGAGGGCATCGAGTACGACGACGAGGCGCTGGAGGCAATCGCCGAGCAGAACTCCGGGGACCTGCGGTCGGCGGTCAACGACCTGCAGGCGCTCGCGGAGGTCGAAGAGACGCTGACCGTCGACGACGTGGTGATGGGCGAGCGCGACCGCACCGAGGACATCTTCGACTTCCTCGACGACCTCATCAAGAACTTGGGCGCCCAAGAGGCACTAGAGGCCGCTTACAACGTCGACGAGACGCCCGACGACCTCATCAACTGGGTGGAGGACAACGCGCCCAAGGACTACTACGGCGACGAGCTCGCGGACGCCTACGAGTTCCTCTCGAACGCGGACATCTGGCTGGGCCGGGTGCGCGCGACGCAGAACTACTCGTACTGGCGGTACGCGACGGACAACATCGCGGCGGGCGTAGCGGCCTCCCGCCAGCACGACCACGGCGGGTGGACGCGCTACGGCCCGCCGTCGTACTGGCGGAAACTCGGGTCATCGCGGGGCACCCGGGAGAAGCGCGACTACGTCGCGCGGAACGTCGCGGAAGTCAGTGGCTGTAGCATGTCGACGGCGCGGCGGAAGGTCGTGCCGTTCCTCGCGACGATGACCCACCACTGCAAGAACCGCGAGTTGACCGTGGCGATGACGGCGGCGTACGACCTCGACGCCGAGCACGTCTCGTTCGTCACGGGCTCCGGGGAGACTACGAACAAAGTGCAGTCTATCGTCGAGGACGCCGAACAGCTGCGCTCGGAGCGCGCCGTCGAACACTCCGGGGGCGCCTTCGAAGGGAGCGCGAGTTTCGAGGAGGATGTCGACGTAGCAGCCGAGGACGACGAAGACGACGAGGAAGCGGAGGAGAGCGAGGGCGGGGACGACGACCAAGCGGGCTTGGACGACTTCTTCTGA
- a CDS encoding amino acid ABC transporter permease yields MTRSKQRLVRDAILGVFWLWLSVRLLNDWFGGVLAPVGQPFFDPQPVADASAALGEVARGGPLFGGGVADLLDSVLFGWPGDIADLLGSVVFGLVGAVGDALGSVAFAMTYLPDLAAGAWLTVVLTTLGIAFGLVIAVPLAAARVYGRITHWVALAFIELIRGTPLLAQLFVLYYALPLSRWFAAVPFVGSGIVPAQAVWVAVVGFTINSAAYQAEYIRGSIEGVDPGQLTAARAIGLTQFEGIRHVVLPQALRFAIPSWTNELVYLVKYSSLASFITVSELYHAAESAAYANYRFLDLFVLAAVVYVLLVLSATTTMEWVRQRVAIPGVGGSAGGRSSAE; encoded by the coding sequence ATGACCCGGAGCAAGCAGCGACTCGTTCGGGACGCAATCCTCGGCGTCTTCTGGCTGTGGTTGTCGGTGCGCCTGCTCAACGACTGGTTCGGCGGCGTGCTCGCCCCCGTCGGCCAGCCCTTCTTCGACCCCCAGCCAGTCGCCGACGCCAGCGCCGCACTCGGCGAGGTGGCGCGCGGCGGGCCGCTGTTCGGTGGCGGCGTCGCGGACCTGCTTGATTCCGTGCTGTTCGGCTGGCCGGGAGACATCGCGGACTTACTCGGCTCCGTGGTGTTCGGCCTCGTCGGAGCCGTCGGCGACGCCCTCGGCTCCGTCGCGTTCGCGATGACGTACCTCCCGGACCTCGCGGCGGGCGCGTGGCTCACGGTCGTGCTCACGACGCTGGGCATCGCGTTCGGCCTCGTGATTGCGGTGCCGCTGGCTGCGGCGCGCGTCTACGGCCGCATCACGCACTGGGTCGCGCTCGCGTTCATCGAACTCATCCGCGGGACACCGCTGCTCGCGCAGTTGTTCGTGCTGTACTACGCGCTCCCGCTGTCGCGGTGGTTCGCCGCCGTGCCGTTCGTCGGCAGCGGCATCGTCCCCGCGCAAGCGGTGTGGGTCGCTGTCGTCGGGTTCACCATCAACAGCGCCGCCTACCAAGCGGAGTACATCCGGGGGTCCATCGAGGGCGTCGACCCTGGACAGTTGACGGCCGCGCGCGCAATCGGCCTCACCCAGTTCGAGGGGATTCGCCACGTCGTGTTGCCGCAGGCGCTGCGGTTCGCGATTCCGTCGTGGACGAACGAACTCGTTTACCTCGTGAAGTACTCCTCGCTGGCGTCGTTCATCACGGTCTCGGAACTCTACCACGCCGCCGAGTCCGCCGCCTACGCGAACTACCGCTTCCTCGACTTGTTCGTGCTGGCGGCCGTCGTCTACGTGTTGCTCGTGCTGTCGGCGACGACTACGATGGAGTGGGTTCGCCAGCGCGTCGCGATTCCCGGCGTCGGCGGGTCCGCGGGCGGGCGCTCCTCCGCGGAGTAG
- a CDS encoding COX15/CtaA family protein: MDRRSYQLAAVTTALTFALILVGEYTAVSGSGATCGLQWPTCNGQLLPLGLQLHDFIEQFHRGFAMFVGFFILGTGAVSWRRFDARDVKIGGVLAVVLLPIQVILGGTTVTFSGLVPWGYMPITQAVHHLAALAIFGTLLYTTLRMRELVGEGIGRVRTASLAGLAVLPVALVFSRNTVFAVYGTRVQLIHHALELLVFTAALAALVWARRRGDRRAAQAMVATIAAVTVQILIGTGVVQFSATVQLTYYALTAVVAALFVFAARAADASEHSLA, encoded by the coding sequence ATGGACCGCCGCTCCTACCAACTCGCGGCCGTGACGACCGCCCTGACGTTCGCGCTCATCCTCGTCGGCGAGTACACCGCCGTCTCCGGGTCGGGCGCGACCTGTGGGCTGCAGTGGCCCACCTGCAATGGCCAACTACTCCCGCTGGGCCTCCAGCTCCACGATTTCATCGAACAGTTCCACCGCGGGTTCGCGATGTTCGTCGGCTTCTTCATCCTCGGCACCGGCGCCGTCTCGTGGCGACGCTTCGACGCCCGCGACGTCAAAATTGGTGGCGTGCTCGCCGTCGTCCTCCTGCCCATCCAGGTGATTCTCGGCGGCACCACCGTCACGTTCAGCGGCCTCGTCCCGTGGGGGTACATGCCCATCACGCAGGCCGTCCACCACCTCGCCGCGCTCGCCATCTTCGGGACGCTCCTCTACACGACCCTGCGGATGCGCGAACTCGTCGGCGAAGGTATCGGACGCGTCCGAACCGCCTCGCTGGCCGGCCTCGCCGTGCTCCCGGTCGCGCTGGTGTTCTCCCGGAACACCGTCTTCGCCGTGTACGGTACGCGCGTGCAACTGATTCACCACGCGCTCGAACTCCTCGTGTTCACAGCTGCGCTCGCCGCGCTCGTGTGGGCGCGCCGCCGCGGCGACCGGCGCGCCGCGCAGGCGATGGTCGCCACTATCGCCGCCGTCACAGTCCAGATTCTCATCGGGACCGGCGTCGTGCAGTTCTCCGCGACCGTGCAACTCACCTACTACGCGCTCACCGCCGTCGTCGCCGCGCTGTTCGTCTTCGCCGCGCGCGCTGCCGACGCGAGCGAGCACTCGTTAGCGTAA
- a CDS encoding transporter substrate-binding domain-containing protein, producing the protein MSNLDRRTFLKSVGGTGVALTVAGCTGGDGDGSTTSGTTSSGGDTTTTEDVTTITPGTASGFPPFEFVNESGDLVGFDVDLLSAVVDQTDSYELGNWEDLEFNQLIVALDNGNIDVAAAAMTINDERDQTIDFTNPYYDANQAVLVREGGSFRPESKSDLADRPIGAQSGTTGKDQMDSLVENGTISSSQANTYGNYVLAVQDLANGNIDAVIVDTPVAETFVANRNVVISFTIQTGEQYGFGVRENASDLQTALNEGLQAVQDNGTYADLTQKWFASE; encoded by the coding sequence ATGTCTAACTTGGATCGACGGACGTTCCTCAAGAGCGTCGGCGGTACCGGCGTTGCACTGACTGTTGCCGGCTGTACCGGCGGCGACGGAGATGGCTCGACGACCAGCGGCACGACGTCCAGTGGCGGCGACACCACCACCACCGAAGACGTCACGACCATCACGCCCGGGACGGCCTCCGGCTTCCCGCCGTTCGAGTTCGTCAACGAGTCCGGTGACCTCGTCGGCTTCGACGTCGACCTGCTGTCCGCGGTCGTCGACCAGACCGACAGCTACGAACTCGGCAACTGGGAGGACCTCGAGTTCAACCAACTCATCGTCGCGCTCGACAACGGCAACATCGACGTCGCGGCCGCCGCGATGACCATCAACGACGAACGCGACCAGACCATCGACTTCACGAACCCCTACTACGACGCCAATCAGGCGGTCCTCGTGCGCGAAGGTGGGAGCTTCCGGCCGGAGAGCAAGTCCGACCTCGCCGACCGCCCCATCGGCGCCCAGTCCGGGACGACCGGCAAAGACCAGATGGACTCGCTCGTCGAGAACGGCACCATCAGCAGCTCGCAGGCCAACACCTACGGGAACTACGTCCTCGCCGTGCAGGACCTCGCCAACGGCAACATCGACGCCGTCATCGTCGACACGCCGGTCGCGGAGACGTTCGTCGCGAACCGCAACGTCGTCATCTCGTTCACCATCCAGACCGGCGAACAGTACGGCTTCGGCGTCCGCGAGAACGCCAGCGACCTCCAGACCGCGCTCAACGAGGGCCTGCAGGCTGTTCAGGACAACGGCACGTACGCCGACCTCACGCAGAAGTGGTTCGCTAGCGAATAA
- a CDS encoding NADP-dependent malic enzyme — protein MGLDEDSLDYHASDPPGKIEISTTKPTNTQRDLSLAYSPGVAAPCRHIDADPEDAFKYTAKGNMVGVVSNGSAVLGLGDIGAQASKPVMEGKGVLFKRFADIDVFDVELDQKSADDIIESVAAMEPTFGGINLEDIKAPECFEIETRLREEMDIPVFHDDQHGTAIISGAALLNAAEIADKDLEDLDVVFSGAGASAIASAKFYVSLGVERENITMCDSSGIITEDRDVNEFKAEFASPAGEGGDLADAMADADVFVGLSVGGIVSQEMVQSMADNPIVFAMANPDPEIGYEEAKAARDDTVIMATGRSDYPNQVNNVLGFPFIFRGALDVRATDINEDMKVACARALADLAKQDVPDAVVKAYGDQPLQFGPEYIIPKPLDPRVLFEVAPTIAEAAIDSGVARRDLDLEAYREELEARLGKSREMMRIVLNKAKSDPKRVALGEGDDEKMIRAAYQMAEEGIAEPVLIGDRDTIDGVVAALGLDFDPEIVDPGEGSHEAYAERLHEIRQRKGITRSEAESLVKRDPNYLGATMVEAGDADALLTGLTHHYPSALKPPLQVVGTAPDADYVAGVYMLTFKNRVIFCADTTVNQDPDADVLAEVAEHTAELARRFNVDPRVAMLSYSNFGSVDNEGTRKPREAAQMLRDADVDFPVDGEMQADSAVVEDILEGTYEFSDLDDPANVLIFPNLEAGNIGYKLLQRLGGADAIGPMLVGMDEPVHVLQRGDEVKDIVNLAAVAVVDAQQED, from the coding sequence ATGGGATTAGACGAGGACTCTCTGGACTACCACGCCAGCGACCCGCCCGGGAAGATCGAGATTTCGACGACGAAACCGACGAACACGCAGCGTGACCTCTCGCTGGCGTACTCGCCGGGCGTCGCGGCGCCGTGTCGCCACATCGACGCCGACCCCGAGGACGCGTTCAAGTACACCGCGAAGGGGAACATGGTCGGCGTCGTCTCGAACGGCTCCGCGGTGCTCGGCCTCGGCGACATCGGCGCGCAGGCGTCCAAGCCCGTCATGGAGGGGAAGGGCGTGCTGTTCAAGCGGTTCGCGGACATCGACGTCTTCGACGTCGAACTCGACCAGAAGAGCGCCGACGACATCATCGAGTCGGTGGCCGCGATGGAGCCGACGTTCGGCGGCATCAACCTCGAGGACATCAAGGCGCCGGAGTGCTTCGAAATCGAGACGCGGCTCCGCGAGGAGATGGACATCCCCGTGTTCCACGACGACCAGCACGGCACCGCCATCATCTCCGGCGCTGCACTCCTGAACGCCGCCGAAATCGCGGACAAGGACCTCGAAGACCTCGACGTGGTCTTCTCGGGGGCGGGCGCGTCGGCCATCGCGTCCGCGAAGTTCTACGTCTCGCTGGGCGTCGAGCGCGAGAACATCACGATGTGTGACTCCTCGGGCATCATCACCGAGGACCGCGACGTCAACGAGTTCAAAGCCGAGTTCGCCAGCCCCGCCGGCGAGGGCGGCGACCTCGCGGACGCGATGGCCGACGCGGACGTCTTCGTCGGCCTCTCGGTCGGCGGCATCGTCAGCCAAGAGATGGTGCAGTCGATGGCGGACAACCCCATCGTGTTCGCGATGGCGAACCCCGACCCCGAAATCGGCTACGAGGAAGCCAAGGCCGCCCGCGACGACACCGTCATCATGGCGACCGGGCGCTCGGACTACCCGAATCAGGTGAACAACGTGCTCGGGTTCCCGTTCATCTTCCGGGGCGCGCTGGACGTCCGCGCGACGGACATCAACGAGGACATGAAAGTCGCGTGCGCTCGGGCGCTCGCCGACCTCGCGAAACAGGACGTGCCCGACGCCGTCGTGAAGGCGTACGGCGACCAGCCGCTGCAGTTCGGCCCGGAGTACATCATTCCGAAGCCGCTGGACCCGCGCGTGCTGTTCGAGGTCGCGCCCACCATCGCGGAGGCCGCCATCGACTCCGGGGTCGCGCGCCGCGACCTCGACCTCGAAGCGTACCGCGAGGAACTGGAAGCGCGCCTCGGGAAGAGCCGCGAGATGATGCGCATCGTCCTCAACAAGGCCAAGAGCGACCCCAAGCGCGTCGCGCTCGGCGAGGGCGACGACGAGAAGATGATTCGCGCGGCCTACCAGATGGCCGAAGAGGGCATCGCCGAACCCGTACTCATCGGCGACCGCGACACCATCGACGGTGTCGTCGCCGCGCTGGGTCTGGACTTCGACCCCGAAATCGTCGACCCCGGCGAGGGCAGCCACGAGGCGTACGCCGAGCGCCTCCACGAAATCCGCCAGCGCAAGGGCATCACGCGCAGCGAGGCCGAGTCGCTGGTGAAACGCGACCCGAACTACCTCGGTGCGACGATGGTCGAAGCCGGGGACGCGGACGCGCTCCTCACCGGTCTCACGCACCACTACCCGAGCGCGTTGAAGCCGCCGCTGCAGGTCGTCGGCACCGCGCCGGACGCCGACTACGTCGCCGGCGTCTACATGCTGACGTTCAAGAACCGCGTCATCTTCTGCGCGGACACCACGGTCAACCAGGACCCCGACGCGGACGTGCTCGCGGAGGTCGCCGAACACACCGCCGAACTCGCGCGCCGGTTCAACGTCGACCCGCGCGTCGCGATGCTGTCGTACTCGAACTTCGGCAGCGTCGACAACGAGGGGACGCGCAAGCCACGGGAGGCCGCACAGATGCTCCGCGACGCGGACGTCGACTTCCCCGTGGACGGCGAGATGCAGGCAGACAGCGCGGTCGTCGAGGACATCCTCGAAGGCACCTACGAGTTCTCCGACCTCGATGACCCCGCGAACGTGCTCATCTTCCCGAACCTCGAAGCCGGGAACATCGGCTACAAGCTCCTCCAGCGACTCGGCGGCGCCGACGCCATCGGCCCGATGCTGGTGGGGATGGACGAGCCGGTCCACGTCCTCCAGCGGGGCGACGAAGTCAAGGATATCGTGAACCTCGCGGCCGTCGCCGTCGTCGACGCCCAGCAGGAAGACTAG
- a CDS encoding TrkA family potassium uptake protein, protein MYIVIVGAGDIGAPLIEIATKGGNEVVVIERDEARAERASREYDCLVINDDATSKETLEDAGADRADALISTTDQDATNVMVCLLAQELEVPDVVSVVHNPEHMNLFRQIGVNTMQNPQRLIAEYLYRAVKRPSIVDFMRIGEEAEVFEISVEADAPITGKTLREADEEGLLEGELLVVAIERDEGEPITPRGNTRIEAGDLLTVYSSEGATPEVTDVFGHTEDRS, encoded by the coding sequence ATGTATATCGTCATCGTCGGCGCAGGTGACATCGGCGCTCCCCTCATCGAGATCGCCACGAAGGGGGGCAACGAAGTCGTCGTCATCGAGCGCGACGAGGCGCGCGCAGAGCGGGCGTCGCGGGAGTACGACTGTCTGGTCATCAACGACGACGCGACGTCGAAGGAGACGCTGGAGGACGCGGGCGCGGACCGGGCGGACGCGCTGATTTCGACGACCGACCAGGACGCCACGAACGTGATGGTGTGTCTGCTCGCGCAGGAACTGGAGGTCCCGGACGTCGTCTCGGTCGTCCACAACCCCGAGCACATGAACCTGTTCCGGCAGATCGGCGTGAACACGATGCAGAACCCCCAGCGACTCATCGCGGAGTACCTCTACCGCGCGGTCAAGCGGCCGTCCATCGTCGATTTCATGCGCATCGGTGAGGAGGCGGAGGTGTTCGAGATCTCCGTCGAAGCCGACGCTCCGATTACGGGGAAGACGCTGCGGGAAGCCGACGAAGAGGGGCTGCTCGAAGGCGAGTTGCTCGTCGTCGCCATCGAGCGCGACGAGGGCGAGCCGATAACGCCCCGGGGGAACACCCGCATCGAGGCCGGTGACCTGCTCACGGTGTACTCCAGCGAGGGCGCGACGCCCGAGGTAACTGACGTCTTCGGTCACACAGAAGACCGCTCGTAG
- a CDS encoding amino acid ABC transporter permease, with the protein MDPTQLVLQAGPGDWEFVWRQRQFFLDGTWLAVKLTFFSMVLGFAVGLPLGVVEAYGGKYSKGVVRPLGVIVRGTPILVIISLTYFAFGVSPAFLAATLALGVRSAAYQSQIFRGAIESVEGGQMEAARAVGLSKLQAIRRVVLPQALRRSVPGFQNEFTIVLKDTSIAYAIGVAELLKRSYDLFSIQTTAALEVFLAASLIYFVLTFTVNRGIERLHSHVAIPGGNH; encoded by the coding sequence ATGGACCCGACGCAACTCGTACTGCAAGCCGGCCCCGGCGACTGGGAGTTCGTCTGGCGCCAGCGACAGTTCTTCCTCGACGGAACGTGGCTCGCCGTCAAACTGACGTTCTTCAGTATGGTGCTGGGGTTCGCGGTCGGCCTGCCGCTGGGTGTCGTCGAAGCCTACGGCGGCAAGTACTCGAAGGGCGTCGTGCGGCCGCTGGGCGTCATCGTGCGCGGCACGCCCATCCTCGTCATCATCTCGCTGACGTACTTCGCGTTCGGCGTCTCGCCGGCGTTCCTCGCGGCGACGCTCGCGCTCGGTGTGCGGTCGGCGGCCTACCAGAGCCAGATTTTCCGGGGCGCCATCGAGAGCGTCGAGGGCGGCCAGATGGAGGCCGCGCGCGCCGTCGGCCTCTCGAAACTGCAGGCCATCCGCCGCGTCGTGTTGCCGCAGGCGCTGCGGCGCTCGGTCCCGGGATTCCAGAACGAGTTCACCATCGTCCTCAAGGACACCAGTATCGCGTACGCGATTGGCGTCGCGGAACTCCTCAAGCGCAGCTACGACCTCTTCTCCATCCAGACGACCGCCGCGCTGGAAGTGTTCCTCGCGGCGTCGCTCATCTACTTCGTGTTGACGTTCACCGTCAACCGCGGCATCGAACGGCTCCACAGCCACGTCGCCATTCCCGGAGGTAACCACTAA
- a CDS encoding amino acid ABC transporter ATP-binding protein translates to MSDPLLDVDDVHQSYGEERVLEGISFEMERQDVKVLVGPSGSGKSTMLRCVNRLTDIDDGDISLDGESIYDLDADDLRRQVGMVFQDFNLFAHLTALENVTLGLKRVLDYGPRKAVEKAAWQLEQVGLREQANSYPAELSGGQKQRVGIARALAMDPKLMLFDEPTSALDPELIGEVLEVMRDLADEGMTMLVVTHEMGFAKQAATDVLFLDDGNLVEQGPPEQIFENPENERTEAFLSRLTQLHGGQ, encoded by the coding sequence ATGTCTGACCCACTACTCGACGTCGACGACGTCCACCAGAGCTACGGCGAGGAACGCGTTCTCGAAGGCATCTCCTTCGAGATGGAACGACAGGACGTCAAGGTGCTCGTCGGTCCCTCGGGCTCGGGGAAGTCGACGATGCTCCGCTGTGTCAACCGCCTCACCGACATCGACGACGGCGACATCAGCCTCGACGGCGAATCCATCTACGACTTGGACGCCGACGACCTCCGCCGGCAGGTCGGGATGGTGTTCCAGGACTTCAACCTGTTCGCGCACCTCACCGCGCTGGAGAACGTCACGCTCGGCCTCAAACGCGTGCTCGACTACGGGCCGCGGAAAGCCGTCGAGAAGGCCGCGTGGCAACTCGAACAGGTCGGCCTCCGCGAGCAGGCGAACTCCTACCCCGCGGAGCTGTCGGGCGGGCAGAAGCAGCGCGTCGGCATCGCTCGCGCGCTCGCGATGGACCCGAAACTGATGCTGTTCGACGAGCCGACGTCCGCCCTCGACCCGGAACTCATCGGGGAAGTGCTGGAAGTGATGCGCGACCTCGCCGACGAGGGCATGACGATGCTCGTGGTCACCCACGAGATGGGGTTCGCGAAACAGGCCGCGACTGACGTCTTGTTCCTGGACGACGGGAACCTCGTCGAGCAGGGGCCGCCCGAACAAATCTTCGAGAACCCCGAGAACGAGCGCACCGAGGCGTTCCTCAGCCGCCTCACGCAGCTCCACGGCGGCCAATGA
- a CDS encoding potassium transporter TrkG yields the protein MTRQNGGVLPTDLRIIARDVGSLVLMEAGLMAITSLVALAFREFHAALAIFLAAGVTAAVGGAANRGFADAPDPKMKHGMVIAAGGWLMVAAFGALPLFATAWLTPPAAMDAFVPAAMDTSAWRPISVGGTTTLSSLAYFRDPLHAFFESMSGWTGSGLTMAVHEPSLPRALQWWRSLIQWVGGVGVIVLTVSILSRPGSGSYALYQSEAREEKIHPSVVSTVRTVWKLVVGYTVVSVALLFAAIHYSDSEYAQSLETWEVAWQALNHAMTALTTGGFSVTDNSIATYNSPLVETALLPIMVVGAIAFPVHYVVLHDREFGELVSDLQTRWLFVLLAVGVAALSAQNVLSVPSTSGAFATQSFLPFSVPSLDAAQLDAIRDSTFQWVSALSCTGFQSAPIGRWLAGAKVMVVGAMVVGGAAGSTVGGVKIIRGYTIARGIVWQFSRVFLPKNAVVTARIGDRVLDREEMEREFSEAAIVSLLWLLVLAATSVALVNLAGPEFGYADALFEVASAQGNVGLSTGITGPRMSPLAEAMFTLNMWVGRLEIIPVLVFARAALSGLNP from the coding sequence ATGACTCGACAGAACGGCGGCGTGCTCCCGACGGACTTGCGAATCATCGCCCGAGACGTCGGGTCCCTGGTGTTGATGGAGGCGGGCTTGATGGCGATTACCTCGCTCGTCGCGCTCGCGTTCCGGGAGTTCCACGCCGCGCTCGCCATCTTCCTCGCAGCGGGCGTGACGGCCGCCGTCGGCGGCGCGGCGAACCGCGGGTTCGCGGACGCACCGGACCCGAAGATGAAACACGGGATGGTCATCGCCGCCGGTGGGTGGCTGATGGTCGCGGCGTTCGGCGCGCTCCCGCTGTTCGCGACGGCGTGGCTGACACCGCCCGCGGCTATGGATGCGTTCGTCCCGGCGGCGATGGACACGAGCGCGTGGCGGCCAATTAGCGTCGGCGGCACGACGACGCTGTCGAGTCTCGCGTACTTTCGCGACCCCCTGCACGCGTTCTTCGAGAGCATGAGCGGGTGGACGGGCAGCGGGCTGACGATGGCCGTCCACGAGCCGTCGCTCCCGCGCGCGCTGCAGTGGTGGCGGTCGCTCATCCAGTGGGTCGGCGGCGTCGGCGTCATCGTCCTCACCGTCTCGATTCTCTCCCGGCCCGGCAGCGGGAGCTACGCGCTCTACCAGAGCGAGGCCCGCGAGGAGAAGATTCACCCGAGCGTCGTCTCCACGGTTCGCACCGTCTGGAAGCTCGTCGTCGGGTACACCGTGGTGTCGGTCGCCCTGCTGTTCGCCGCGATTCACTACAGTGACAGCGAGTACGCCCAGTCGTTGGAGACGTGGGAGGTCGCGTGGCAGGCGCTCAACCACGCGATGACCGCGCTCACGACGGGCGGGTTCTCCGTCACGGACAACTCGATTGCGACCTACAACTCGCCGCTCGTCGAGACGGCGCTCCTCCCAATCATGGTCGTCGGCGCAATCGCGTTCCCCGTCCACTACGTCGTGCTCCACGACCGGGAGTTCGGGGAACTCGTCTCGGACCTCCAGACGCGCTGGCTGTTCGTCCTGCTGGCGGTGGGCGTCGCCGCCCTCTCCGCGCAGAACGTGCTCTCCGTACCCTCGACGTCGGGCGCGTTCGCGACGCAGTCGTTCCTCCCGTTCTCGGTGCCGTCGCTCGACGCCGCCCAACTGGACGCGATTCGGGACTCGACGTTCCAGTGGGTGAGCGCGCTGAGCTGCACGGGGTTCCAGTCGGCGCCCATCGGCCGCTGGCTCGCCGGCGCGAAAGTGATGGTCGTCGGCGCGATGGTCGTCGGGGGCGCTGCCGGGTCGACGGTCGGCGGCGTCAAAATCATCCGCGGGTACACCATCGCCCGCGGCATCGTCTGGCAGTTCTCCCGCGTGTTCCTGCCGAAGAACGCCGTCGTCACCGCGCGCATCGGCGACCGCGTGCTCGACCGCGAGGAGATGGAACGAGAGTTCAGCGAGGCGGCCATCGTCTCCCTGCTGTGGCTGCTCGTGCTCGCCGCCACCAGCGTCGCCCTCGTGAACCTCGCCGGCCCCGAGTTCGGGTACGCCGACGCGCTCTTCGAGGTGGCGTCCGCGCAGGGCAACGTCGGTCTCTCCACGGGAATCACGGGCCCGCGGATGTCGCCGCTCGCGGAAGCGATGTTCACGCTCAACATGTGGGTTGGCCGCCTCGAAATCATCCCCGTGCTCGTGTTCGCTCGCGCCGCGCTCTCGGGGCTGAACCCCTGA